A genomic region of Raphanus sativus cultivar WK10039 chromosome 6, ASM80110v3, whole genome shotgun sequence contains the following coding sequences:
- the LOC108811495 gene encoding putative MO25-like protein At5g47540, giving the protein MKGLFKSKPRTPADIVRQTRDLFLYADRSNSLPDLRESKREEKMAELSKNIRDMKSILYGNSEAEPVAEACAQLTQEFFREDTLRLLITCLPKLNLETRKDATQLVANLQRQQVNSRLIASDYLEANLDLMDVLMEGFENTDLALHYGAMFRECIRHQIVAKYVLESEHVKKFFDYIQLPNFDIAADAAATFKELLTRHKSTVAEFLTKNEDWFFADYNSKLLESSNYITRRQAIKLLGDILLDRSNSAVMTRYVSSRDNLRILMNLLRESSKSIQIEAFHVFKLFAANQNKPSDIVNILVANKSKLLRLLADLKPDKEDERFEADKSQVLKEIAALEPRDLA; this is encoded by the exons ATGAAGGGTCTTTTCAAGTCCAAGCCTCGCACCCCTGCTGACATCGTCCGTCAGACCCGTGATCTCTTTCTCTACGCTGATCGATCCAACTCTTTGCCTGACCTCCGTGAATCCAAACGCGAAGAAAAG ATGGCGGAGCTAAGCAAGAACATCCGTGATATGAAGTCTATTCTCTATGGAAACAGCGAGGCCGAGCCTGTGGCTGAAGCTTGTGCTCAATTGACTCAAGAGTTCTTTAGAGAGGATACTCTACGTCTCTTGATCACTTGTCTCCCTAAGCTCAACTTGGAG ACTAGGAAAGATGCTACGCAGCTCGTTGCAAATCTACAGAGGCAACAAGTGAATTCACGGTTAATTGCTTCTGATTATCTGGAAGCCAACCTTGACCTCATGGATGTTTTGATGGAAGG CTTTGAGAATACGGACTTGGCTTTGCATTACGGTGCTATGTTTAGGGAGTGCATCCGCCATCAGATTGTTGCCAA ATATGTTTTGGAGTCTGAGCATGTGAAGAAGTTCTTCGATTACATACAGCTTCCTAATTTTGACATTGCTGCCGATGCTGCTGCAACTTTTAAG gAACTGCTAACAAGGCATAAGTCTACTGTTGCCGAGTTCCTCACCAAGAACGAAGATTGG TTTTTCGCAGACTACAACTCAAAGCTTCTTGAATCAAGTAATTATATAACCAGACGGCAAGCTATTAAG TTGTTGGGTGATATATTACTGGATAGATCAAATTCAGCTGTGATGACGAGATATGTGAGCTCAAGGGATAACTTGAGGATTCTAATGAATCTTCTTAGA GAGTCAAGCAAGAGCATCCAGATCGAAGCATTTCATGTTTTCAAG CTGTTTGCAGCGAACCAAAACAAGCCTTCAGATATAGTCAACATTCTGGTGGCAAACAAAagcaagcttcttagattgttgGCTGACTTGAAACCAGACAAAG AGGATGAGAGGTTTGAAGCAGACAAGAGTCAGGTCTTGAAAGAAATTGCAGCCCTTGAGCCGCGAGATCTTGCTTGA
- the LOC108811493 gene encoding cytochrome b561 and DOMON domain-containing protein At5g47530 — MISFFSFLVSMAKSSTLLLCISVFIFITTEPVLAQTCSNYRFTSNSLFESCNDLPVLDSFIYYTYDSSSGNFQMAYRHTNLSPGKWVAWAVNPTSTGMVGAQAIVAYPQSDGTVRAYTSPISSYQTSLQEGELSFNVSELSATYQNNEMIILATLSLPLANGGNINIVWQDGSLSGNTLLPHPTSGNNIRSVATMNLNSGTSASASGGGAGDSKLRKRNIHGILNAVSWGIMMPIGAIIARYLRVSKSAGPAWFYLHVTCQASAYIIGVAGWATGIKLGSESEGIQFSSHRAIGIALFCLATVQVFAMFLRPKPEHKYRVYWNIYHHTVGYTVIVLAVVNIFKGLDILSPEKQWRNAYTAIIITLGLVAGVLEAFTWYVVIKRRKVEESTKTSQLGNGARSQYA; from the exons ATGATCTCATTCTTTTCTTTCCTAGTATCCATGGCCAAATCTTCAACTCTCCTCCTCTGTATCTCTGTTTTCATCTTCATCACTACAGAACCCGTCTTGGCTCAAACATGTTCCAACTACAGATTCACCAGCAACAGTCTCTTTGAGTCTTGTAACGACCTTCCTGTTCTTGACTCCTTTATCTACTACACCTATGATTCTTCTTCCGGAAATTTCCAAATGGCTTATCGCCACACAAACCTCTCCCCGGGGAAATGGGTGGCATGGGCCGTGAACCCCACATCCACCGGCATGGTTGGAGCTCAAGCCATTGTGGCTTATCCACAATCAGACGGAACCGTCAGGGCTTACACTTCACCCATCAGCAGCTACCAGACGAGTCTCCAAGAAGGTGAACTGAGTTTCAACGTCTCAGAGTTATCTGCCACTTACCAAAACAACGAGATGATCATCCTCGCAACTCTGAGTCTTCCACTTGCAAACGGTGGAAACATTAATATTGTGTGGCAAGATGGGTCTCTTTCAGGGAACACTCTTCTGCCTCATCCAACTTCTGGCAATAACATCCGCTCTGTTGCCACTATGAATCTAAACTCTGGTACATCTGCATCGGCCTCAGGAGGAGGAGCCGGAGACTCCAAGCTTAGAAAACGCAAC ATACATGGGATCTTGAACGCAGTGAGCTGGGGAATAATGATGCCAATAGGAGCAATCATTGCTAGATACTTGAGAGTCTCCAAATCAGCAGGCCCTGCTTGGTTCTACCTTCACGTTACCTGCCAAGCTTCTGCGTATATCATTGGTGTTGCTGGTTGGGCTACAGGTATCAAACTTGGCAGTGAGTCAGAAGGGATTCAATTCAGCTCTCACCGTGCCATAGGCATCGCTCTCTTCTGCCTTGCAACAGTTCAG GTGTTTGCTATGTTTTTAAGACCCAAACCAGAGCACAAGTATAGAGTCTACTGGAACATCTACCACCACACCGTCGGCTATACTGTGATTGTCCTTGCGGTGGTGAACATTTTCAAAGGGTTAGACATCTTGAGCCCTGAGAAGCAGTGGAGAAACGCTTACACAGCTATAATCATAACGCTGGGCTTAGTGGCGGGCGTGCTCGAAGCCTTTACTTGGTATGTAGTCATAAAACGAAGGAAAGTAGAGGAATCTACCAAGACATCTCAGCTTGGAAACGGTGCTCGGTCTCAGTATGCTTAG